ACTCGTCGAGATGTTTGTTTCAGGATTGGTCAAGCTCGGGGTCCACTGCGTGTTGGGCAAGAAGGTGGCGATCAAAATCATCAACAGGGAAAAGCTGTCGGAGTCCGTGCTGATGAAGGTGGAACGGGAGATCGCGATTATGAAACTGATCGATCATCCCCACGTGCTTGGCCTTTCGGACGTATACGAGAACAAGAAATATTTGTAAGTGCGAGAGGGAAACGCGAGCTTCTTAAAATCGTTCCGCTCGCAACGAGTCGACGAGAACTCGTTCCGCGATTCGCTCGACCGTTTCATCGATCTCGAGAAGTCGTTGAACTTTGATTCGTCGGTTCGAAAATAGGTATTCGTCGAgccgtcgaaaaaaaaaaaaaaacgaacgtaaagagaaacggggaaaagagCAGTGAAATCCACACTCTAGACAAAAGTGTTTTACTCACGGGTCCCGTTACTCACGGTGGCGGACAGGGAAATGCACGGTTGGAAAAATACGAATGCACGCTGACTGAAATTGTACTTTTTCCTTTCAGATATCTTGTTCTGGAACACGTTTCGGGCGGGGAGCTTTTCGACTATTTAGTGAAAAAGAGTAGACTAACGCCGAAGGAAGCGAGGAGATTTTTCCGACAAATAATTTCCGCGTTAGATTTTTGCCATAGTCATAGTATATGGTGAGTAGTCTGTTATCGATTAACCGGTTAACTCGTTGTCCCCGTTAACCCGTTCGAAAGGGTAAAGAACGGAAAGTTCGTTTCTTAGGAACTCGCCGACGCGACGATCTCCAGAATCGTCGAACAGACGAGAAAAGGAACGTTGCGAAGCGAGAACCGCGCGCCTGCCTCCCGATACGAGTATCGGTCGTTTCGTAAGAATCGCGCTCCTTCGTCGAAACTTTGTCGCCGCTTTCGAACGAGAACGCGAACAATCGGCGGAGGATCGGGATCTCGACGGAAGATGGCCAATTCCTTCCGGTTAATTTCGCGAGCCGTTCAACGACTCGATAACAGAGAGGCGAGAGAAAAACAAGGGGTTCCCGACGCTACGGCTTAGTCGCCCATCGGGGAAACCTACCCCAATCGAATAAATACGGAAACGGAGCTAATTTCACGGGGGAGGAACGCCGCGAAACATTGGCCTCCGATCGATCGGAGGACATCGAAATTAGTTCACCGTAGACCGTTCGACCGTTCGACCGTTCGACCGTTCGACCGTTCCGTCGTTCCACCGTTCGTCGTCGACGTAACCGAATCGCGTTTCTCTGTTTTCAGTCATAGAGACTTGAAACCTGAAAATTTGCTGCTGGACGAGAAGAACAACATCAAGATTGCGGATTTCGGGATGGCGTCGTTGCAACCGGCCGGCTCGATGCTGGAAACCAGCTGCGGCTCTCCTCATTACGCCTGCCCCGAAGTTATCCGAGTAAGATCGATGTTCGATCGTTTGCGGAGCTGCGCTCGAGCCCTTGTCGCGCGTAAAATCGAGCGATCCTCTAAATTCGAAGCCGTACGAGTATCCGCTTCTCGGGGAAATAGCGCGCGTCGGTGCGAACGGTTAACGTAGGCGAAAGGAATCGCGGCGTTTTCGTTTGCGCGCGAATCGTTTCGCTGTTAGCCGAGAGCAGCCCTCCGTTCGAGAACGCGGGACGAGAGATTAGGAAATTTAACGAAAAGGGTTCgaggttcgataagaaatacggAACAACGATTGCGCGTTCGCAGGGGGAGAAATACGACGGCAGGAAGGCGGACGTTTGGTCGTGCGGGGTGATACTTTACGCGCTTCTGGTAGGCGCGTTGCCCTTCGACGACGACAATCTGAGAAAGCTGCTGGAGAAAGTGAAGCGCGGGGTGTTTTACATTCCGCATTTCGTGCCGCCCGAGTGCCAAAATCTGCTCAAGGGAATGATCGAGATCGATCCGGACAAGAGATTGACGGTAAGCCGAGAACGCGCGATTCACCTGGACGGTAACCGATTTACCATTTCCCCAGCTGGCGGAGATAAACAGGCACGTGTGGGTGACAGCGGCGGGCAAGGGCGAGTTGGAGTTGGAACTGTCGATGATGGACGTGGTGCAGACTCACGTTATTCCGTCCATGGACGCAATCGATCCGGACGTGTTGCAGGCGATCGCGAGCCTAGGTTGCTTCAAGGAGCGGGACAAACTGATTCAGGAACTTCTCAGCCCGAAGTAAGATTTCCCTCCTCGTTCCTCGAtacttttcattttcgtttgGTCGTTCCGTCGCTCGGGAACGGTTCGATCGACGGTAAGCGTACAGCGTTCGGTGTAGCTCTCCTTACGCACGGTTTTCCCAACCGTAGCCACAACACGGAAAAGGTGatctatttcctgttgctcgagaggaaacgaagaaggccGGCGTGCGAGGACGAGCTGGAGGTGATGAGAGGTGGTACGAGGGGATCTTCGGGACAATTGGAAGCGGATCCGCCGAGGAAACGAGTGGACACGTGTCGCGTGAACGGCAGCACCGCTCTGAATCTCGGCGAAATTAGCCACGGTTCTCCTTTGACTCCTAGGAGGCAGCCGAGGTGAGTTCGATTTCCCGCGAGAGGGAAAAGAGTGCGCCGGGAGCGTATCGAGCGGGCCCGATCGATCTCGAATCGGTCGAAGAACAACACGCAGTTCGCGAAGCGTGCGCGATATCGTCGCGCGTGCTTCCCCTACTCTTCTTCTCGACCGCCCTCGACCGCCCTCGACCGCCCTCGACCGCCCTCGACCGCCTTCCTCGGCACGTGCGATTTCCACGTCCCCCGTACTCCCGATCGATCCTCGTATACCGAACCTTGCCGCGATATTTCCTCGAATATCGATTACTCGCGTAACCGTTCGCGATTCGCGAAGCTACTTGCGAAACGTTCTGTCGCAGCACCAGGCATCACGCGCGTCGCTCGCCGAGCACGGGATGCCACACGCACGCCTCGCATTCCCACGCATCGACGCCGGGCAGCTCGCCGTTGCACGCCGCGAACGCCGTCGCCGGACTCTTGAGCCCTCACAGGGCTCATCCGAGCTCCTATCTCAGCCAGACCGGAAGCCCTCACAGACTTACGGCGATCACCGCCGCGCCCGGCAACGGAAACGCCAACAATTTGCCCGTCGCGGCTCCGGTACCGGCCATCTCCAACGTGGGAATCGAAATAAACGACGTTCAGCAAGGTGAGTCCCTCTCCCGAACCTTTTCCTTCGCACCTTCGAGATTCTTCCTCCAAAGGACTCTCCCGaggaattattcgtttcgtcgtgTTTTTCCTTTCGCGAGTTTCGATGAAATTCCAACTTTGAAAAACTTGTTCGATCTCTTTGAACGGGCTCGAATTTATTCAGCGTTCCGTGTTCGGGAAAGATCgcaaacctcgcgaacgagtccgCTCGCACTTCTCCGTGAGAAGGTTTCTCGAGCGAAGCTGCAAACGTTCCGAGTGTTTGTACAGCCGGAACAAAGGCTTCGGTCGTCGTAACTCTCGTCGATGTCTGAGTACGCGTTTCGTCTCGACGGGAATAGCTACGCTGCCAGTTGGAACGGTTTTTAAAAATGCAACTGACCTCCGCGCTCGCGACACGGCGCGTAACAAGCGCGCACGTAACCGCGTACGGACGATCCTCGCTTcgactcgcctcgcctcgcctcgcctcgcctcgcctcgagaGATCCGAGCGTTGCGGCTACCGTGTCCGttctttccatcgtttctcctccgtagctcgagaaatttcttcgaaacgaacctCCTCGAAACACGAGAAAAATCTCTCTTTGTTCGGGAACAATGCGACGCGttgaaccacttcttggctccgGTTTCATTGTACGCGAAAGAACGTGCCGCGATTAAGAAAGACGATCGCGAACCGCATTCGCCGACCGATCGATTTTAATCTCGAATTAAATCGCGCTCTCCGTGTTCCGGATACAAACGTGTACTTTCGTTCCGATCGAGGATCGAGTACTCGGCGAGCCGTCGCCTCGAGTTCTTTTCAATTCCATAGTTTCCGGAAGGTCGTCGAAcaaccgttcgatcgatcgtttacgaCCGGTGAACCGACTCGAGGACTTGCTCGTTGTTGCGATGGTATCCTACGCAGCTGAAAAGAAGAGCCCCGAAGAAATTGCGGACCGTGTCGGTTCGGAGTTTCGGTCGGCCCTTTCGAGAGCCACGGCTGCGAAAACATCCGCGGCCCGTCCACGGTCCGCTCGAGTCCGGGGCTCCTCTTCTCGTGCTCGTTCCTCGAGAGCCCGAGTAAGAGAGCGTCGATTTCGCAGTAGTAGCGGTCGGTGTTACACCGCCAGGATCCCCGCACACGGGAGCCGGTTCCGGTGCCCATCACTGGAGATCGAGGCTGACCACCATCAAGAATTCGTTTCTGGGTAGTCCACGATTTCATCGCCGTAAACTGCTCACAAGCACCGAGGAGGTACGTGCTCGCGAGAACGGTAACCGTACCTAGAACGTACGCCTTCTCTTTGCCTTTTCGACGCGCAACAATGGTAACGATAATAACGATTCGCGCGCCACGGTACTCGAAGCTAAACGTTAACGACTGCTCGATTCCCAGGTACACCTCACACCGGATTCCTCCCCCGAACTTACGAAGAAATCGTGGTTCGGCAGCCTAATGACCACAGAGAAAGACGAAACGTTCACCGTTCTCGTCAAGGGGAAGGTTTTGGCCAGCGTCAAGGCCGACTTGATTCACGCTTTTCTATCGGTGAGTGTCCgcaacgtcgcgtcgcgtcgcgtctcctcgcctcgcctcgtcccGCGCTAATAAAACAAAAGCTTCGCTCGACAGATAGCGGAATTGTCTCACAGCGTGAGCTCGCCAATGTCCTTCAAAGTGGAATACAAGAGGGGAAGCACGGCACCGGCAATGTTCCAAAGACAAGTTCGTTTTCAAGTCGACATTAGCGCCATTTCGAAGCAACCGAACGAACCGCTGTTCGCCATTACTTTTACTTTGTTGAGCGGTAAGTAACAGTTGTCGAAAAATACGAACCGCACCGGATCGAGTCCTCGCGACGAAAACAGCGTAACCGCGGACACCGGTAGATCGTAAGGTGGTGGCATTTAGCGTTTGGCAACCGTCCAAGCGCAACTAGATCGATGCTACCTTGGCAAGTGGAACCTTGGGTCTTCTCCGCGTACATACGCGCGTATAATTTCAAGCTGGAGAACCGTCTCCCATTTTCCTTTCGCGTTCCGTCGCTCCTCCGAACGACCGTTCGATTTCCATCGATCGTACACCGATGTTGCCTCACCGACGCGACCGAGGAAACACCGACGATGAAGGGACCTGTCTCGATTTCGGTACActtttcgatttcgttcgtcTTCTCTGTCGTCGAATCTAACCCAAGagtagagaagagaaaaaaaactcgAACCCTCGAAGAAATCTCCGTAGACAAAGGcgactcgattcgattcaatttttcaggAAATATCCGAAGATTCAGGAGAGTCTGCGAGCACATTCAGTCGCAGGTCTGCTCGCGGAACGTAGGACTGAGCTTGGGAGGACAGAGCAGAGCGGCGCCACCGAGTCCACGAGCCTCCCGAAAATTCGCTCAGGAGATAAGCGAAAGTTCCAGTTGCGGTAGCGACACCAGCGAACGACTGTTCGTCAGCCCGCATCCAGCTACCAGACAGGTAGTCTGTTTCAACAAGGTAGCGCATCATCTTCCTCCTCGTAGTTACCGTATCCTcgcgataattattttattccattcGAAATGTCGATCGTTGTGGAAACTATGACACGCGCAAGGTGAAAGAAATTACGAATACGTACatgcatacacatacacacacacatatatatatatatatatatatatatatatatatatatatatattcattcgTTAGGCTCCTGCTCGCAATTCGGCACACTTAGATAGCAACGAAACTGTTCGTTCTACGCACCGACGATTACGAACGGGACGGAGAGTATCGGCTGGTCAAGGTCGTTGTGCATTCGCGAACACCAAACAACGAAAAAGGTAGAGGCGGTCTACCCGGAAGGGTCGATACTTTCCGTCCCGTGTCCTCGTAGATACGATTGACGGAGGCGCGTTGCGAAATATTGTTTTCCATCGCGAAAATTGCTCTTTCGCGGATCAGCTTTGGAACGTTCGGTCTCGTCGAGGCTTGCTAGAAATAGTTGGAGCAGCTCGATCGGTCTAGCCGGCTTCTCGCAACCGCATGATCGCGACGCGACGGATAGAAAAACCAGTCGGTCCTTGGCAGCCTCTCGGCGATTCGATTCGAGATTTCACCGATCGTTCGTGTGGTTTCCAGATCGACTCCGACATGGAGTCCGACACGTCCGTGTTCGACGTAAAGTCACCGACCCGCGAGAACGGTCGTCGAAGTTCCACGTCGACCAACAACAACAACCCTATGCCGGGCGACGCTACGCCG
The Ptiloglossa arizonensis isolate GNS036 chromosome 3, iyPtiAriz1_principal, whole genome shotgun sequence genome window above contains:
- the Sff gene encoding BRSK family serine/threonine-protein kinase sugar-free frosting isoform X1, whose protein sequence is MQGKESPVGSNTQENHQYVGPYRLEKTLGKGQTGLVKLGVHCVLGKKVAIKIINREKLSESVLMKVEREIAIMKLIDHPHVLGLSDVYENKKYLYLVLEHVSGGELFDYLVKKSRLTPKEARRFFRQIISALDFCHSHSICHRDLKPENLLLDEKNNIKIADFGMASLQPAGSMLETSCGSPHYACPEVIRGEKYDGRKADVWSCGVILYALLVGALPFDDDNLRKLLEKVKRGVFYIPHFVPPECQNLLKGMIEIDPDKRLTLAEINRHVWVTAAGKGELELELSMMDVVQTHVIPSMDAIDPDVLQAIASLGCFKERDKLIQELLSPNHNTEKVIYFLLLERKRRRPACEDELEVMRGGTRGSSGQLEADPPRKRVDTCRVNGSTALNLGEISHGSPLTPRRQPSTRHHARRSPSTGCHTHASHSHASTPGSSPLHAANAVAGLLSPHRAHPSSYLSQTGSPHRLTAITAAPGNGNANNLPVAAPVPAISNVGIEINDVQQVVAVGVTPPGSPHTGAGSGAHHWRSRLTTIKNSFLGSPRFHRRKLLTSTEEVHLTPDSSPELTKKSWFGSLMTTEKDETFTVLVKGKVLASVKADLIHAFLSIAELSHSVSSPMSFKVEYKRGSTAPAMFQRQVRFQVDISAISKQPNEPLFAITFTLLSGNIRRFRRVCEHIQSQVCSRNVGLSLGGQSRAAPPSPRASRKFAQEISESSSCGSDTSERLFVSPHPATRQVVCFNKIDSDMESDTSVFDVKSPTRENGRRSSTSTNNNNPMPGDATPTPGSPTKAVRSNSESQNTPEKKCVTTMSGNNIA
- the Sff gene encoding BRSK family serine/threonine-protein kinase sugar-free frosting isoform X2, which codes for MQGKESPVGSNTQENHQYVGPYRLEKTLGKGQTGLVKLGVHCVLGKKVAIKIINREKLSESVLMKVEREIAIMKLIDHPHVLGLSDVYENKKYLYLVLEHVSGGELFDYLVKKSRLTPKEARRFFRQIISALDFCHSHSICHRDLKPENLLLDEKNNIKIADFGMASLQPAGSMLETSCGSPHYACPEVIRGEKYDGRKADVWSCGVILYALLVGALPFDDDNLRKLLEKVKRGVFYIPHFVPPECQNLLKGMIEIDPDKRLTLAEINRHVWVTAAGKGELELELSMMDVVQTHVIPSMDAIDPDVLQAIASLGCFKERDKLIQELLSPNHNTEKVIYFLLLERKRRRPACEDELEVMRGGTRGSSGQLEADPPRKRVDTCRVNGSTALNLGEISHGSPLTPRRQPSTRHHARRSPSTGCHTHASHSHASTPGSSPLHAANAVAGLLSPHRAHPSSYLSQTGSPHRLTAITAAPGNGNANNLPVAAPVPAISNVGIEINDVQQVAVGVTPPGSPHTGAGSGAHHWRSRLTTIKNSFLGSPRFHRRKLLTSTEEVHLTPDSSPELTKKSWFGSLMTTEKDETFTVLVKGKVLASVKADLIHAFLSIAELSHSVSSPMSFKVEYKRGSTAPAMFQRQVRFQVDISAISKQPNEPLFAITFTLLSGNIRRFRRVCEHIQSQVCSRNVGLSLGGQSRAAPPSPRASRKFAQEISESSSCGSDTSERLFVSPHPATRQVVCFNKIDSDMESDTSVFDVKSPTRENGRRSSTSTNNNNPMPGDATPTPGSPTKAVRSNSESQNTPEKKCVTTMSGNNIA
- the Sff gene encoding BRSK family serine/threonine-protein kinase sugar-free frosting isoform X3, coding for MQGKESPVGSNTQENHQYVGPYRLEKTLGKGQTGLVKLGVHCVLGKKVAIKIINREKLSESVLMKVEREIAIMKLIDHPHVLGLSDVYENKKYLYLVLEHVSGGELFDYLVKKSRLTPKEARRFFRQIISALDFCHSHSICHRDLKPENLLLDEKNNIKIADFGMASLQPAGSMLETSCGSPHYACPEVIRGEKYDGRKADVWSCGVILYALLVGALPFDDDNLRKLLEKVKRGVFYIPHFVPPECQNLLKGMIEIDPDKRLTLAEINRHVWVTAAGKGELELELSMMDVVQTHVIPSMDAIDPDVLQAIASLGCFKERDKLIQELLSPNHNTEKVIYFLLLERKRRRPACEDELEVMRGGTRGSSGQLEADPPRKRVDTCRVNGSTALNLGEISHGSPLTPRRQPSTRHHARRSPSTGCHTHASHSHASTPGSSPLHAANAVAGLLSPHRAHPSSYLSQTGSPHRLTAITAAPGNGNANNLPVAAPVPAISNVGIEINDVQQVVAVGVTPPGSPHTGAGSGAHHWRSRLTTIKNSFLGSPRFHRRKLLTSTEEVHLTPDSSPELTKKSWFGSLMTTEKDETFTVLVKGKVLASVKADLIHAFLSIAELSHSVSSPMSFKVEYKRGSTAPAMFQRQVRFQVDISAISKQPNEPLFAITFTLLSGNIRRFRRVCEHIQSQVCSRNVGLSLGGQSRAAPPSPRASRKFAQEISESSSCGSDTSERLFVSPHPATRQIDSDMESDTSVFDVKSPTRENGRRSSTSTNNNNPMPGDATPTPGSPTKAVRSNSESQNTPEKKCVTTMSGNNIA